Below is a window of Staphylococcus succinus DNA.
ATCATACGGAATTTCAAATTGTTCTAACATTAGGCAACTTTCTTTCATCGTATCCCAGTCAGAGGAACTCCCCATTATAACTACCACTTTCAAATTGAACACCCTTTCAGAAATTTGAAATGTTACTACTATTAGTTGTATATTACAAATATAGCATAACAACTAAACAACGCTTTTTCAATCAAAAATCGAACTATATAGCAAAAAAAAGTTCCAATCTACGTCTTTTGGTTGATATTTATCGTTCAATTTATGTTAAAGTTAAGTAAAGTTCATACATTTTAGGAGGATATTTTTCATGGTCGCAAAAATTTTAGACGGAAAACAAATCGCAAAAGATTACAGACAGGGTCTTAAAGATCAAGTTGAAGCTTTACAATCAAAAGGATATACACCTAAACTATCAGTTATTCTTGTTGGGAATAATGGTGCAAGTCAAAGTTATGTAAATTCTAAGAAGAAAGCTGCAGAAAAAATTGGCATGATTTCTGAAATTGTTCATTTAGATGAAACAACATCTGAAGAAGAAGTTCTTAATGAACTTAAACGTTTAAATGAAGATGAAAGTGTAAGTGGTATTCTTGTACAAGTACCTTTACCTAAACAAGTAAGTGAACAAAAAGTTTTAGAAGCTATTAATCCTGCTAAAGACGTTGATGGTTTCCACCCTGAAAATATTGGTAAACTTTATATTGATCAACAAACATTTGTACCATGTACACCACTAGGCATTATGGAATTATTAAACCATGCTGATATCGAATTAGAAGGAAAAGATGCAGTGATTATTGGACGTAGCCATATCGTTGGTCAACCAGTGTCTAAATTATTACTACAAAAAAATGCATCAGTTACAATCCTTCACTCAAGATCTAAAGATATGCACAGTCATTTAAAAAATGCTGATATTATCGTAAGTGCTGTAGGTCGTCCAGGATTAGTTACAAAAAATGATGTCAAAGAAGGTGCCATTGTCATTGATGTGGGTAATACTCCTGATGAAAATGGCAAGTTAAAAGGTGATATTGAATACGATGAAGTTAAAGAAGTTGCAGGTGCAATCACACCAGTTCCAGGTGGCGTTGGCCCAATGACAATAACTATGGTATTAAATAATACACTAATTGCTGAAAAATTACGCAGAGGCATCGAATAAAATAGTATTTAATAAAAAGAACTTGGCTCTTATACCAAGTTCTTTTTTTCTTTCTTACTATTAATCAACATTACATTTAATATTGAAAGTTATTTTCGTATCATACAATTAAATTTTAATTAACCACTATTATATTCCTCTTACTACTATTATAATGTGATATTTATAAATTTTTTCGTCACAATATAAGTACAAAAATTCCAGCTTTTTTAACTTCTTTATGTAGTACGCCCTATCCACTGTTAGACATTTTAAAAACTTTAATCCCTCTAAATTATATTTCAACTCACAATTTACTTATTTTTTACTGAATGTTTTATTTATATTCACAGTAATACGTTATATTAAGACTATAGTATGATGTTTTTCTATAGTAGATAAAGTATAGTGAAATTAAATAAAATCATGACTTTCATACGGAGGTTAACGTTATGAACAAATTATTACAATCATTATCAGCTTTAGGTGTATCTGCAACGCTTGTAACACCTAACCTAAGTGCAGAAGCAACTGATAATTCGATTCCAGAACTTAAAGGCATAAAAGATACAGTCATTGAAAAAGGTGATGATTATAATTTACTTAATGGCGTGAGTGCCTTTGATAAAGAAGATGGCGATTTAACAGATAAAATTACTATAGCTGGAAATATTGATACAAATAAACCTGGTCAATATAAAGTTGAATATAAAGTAGAAGATTCAAGTGGTGCAATTGATAAATCCATACGTTATATAGAAGTAAAATAATTTATTGTCTAAATACATATATTCAATAACATTAATTGATAAGCATTATCAGTATTTTTGGACCAAAATAACTACTTTGACTTAAATATGTCACTTTTCACAAAATGTACACATAATTTTAACAAATCTTTAAAAGCCCGTCAGACGTTGAGTCTGTTGGGTTTGTTTTAATTTTACAATAATTTTTTTACTATAAACACTTGTAAATATTGCGTAATATCTTAAAATTGATGGTAAGCCCTACAATTGTAGTATTAGGAGGTCAAAAAAGTGTCAAAATTTAAGTCTTTGCTTCTACTCTTTGGCTCGCTAATTTTACTTAGTGGCTGTTCAAATGTAGAAGTTTTAAACCCAAAAGGGCCATTAGCAAGTGACTCGAAGTTTTTGATTATTTATTCAATCATCTTCATGCTTGTTGTTATTGCCGCTGTACTTATCTTATTCTCTGTATTTCTTGTGAAATATCGAATTGGAAATACTAAAGAAGCAGGTAAGATGCATCACAATTCTTTAATAGAATTAATTTGGTTTATCATTCCGGTGATTATCGTAATCGCTTTAGCCATTCCAACGGTTAAATCACTTTATGAATACGAGAAACCACCAGCAAAAGAAGATGACCCACTTGTTGTTTACGCGACAAGCGCTGGTTATAAGTGGTTCTTCAGTTATCCTGATGAAAAAATCGAAACAGTTAATCATTTAACTATTCCGAAAGATCGCCCAGTTGTTTTCAAACTCCAATCTATGGATATGATGACTAGTTTCTGGATCCCGCAATTAGGTGGTCAGAAATATGCGATGACAGGTATGACTATGGACTGGACTTTAACTGCTAGTGAAGAAGGAACGTTCCGTGGACGTAACTCTAACTTCAATGGTGAAGGGTTCTCTCGTCAAACTTTTGATGTTCATTCAGTAAGCCAAAGCAAATTTAAAGATTGGGTTAAAGATGCTCAAAGTCAAAAAGTATTGGACCAAGATACATTTGATAAGCAACTTTTACC
It encodes the following:
- a CDS encoding DUF5011 domain-containing protein encodes the protein MNKLLQSLSALGVSATLVTPNLSAEATDNSIPELKGIKDTVIEKGDDYNLLNGVSAFDKEDGDLTDKITIAGNIDTNKPGQYKVEYKVEDSSGAIDKSIRYIEVK
- the folD gene encoding bifunctional methylenetetrahydrofolate dehydrogenase/methenyltetrahydrofolate cyclohydrolase FolD, producing MVAKILDGKQIAKDYRQGLKDQVEALQSKGYTPKLSVILVGNNGASQSYVNSKKKAAEKIGMISEIVHLDETTSEEEVLNELKRLNEDESVSGILVQVPLPKQVSEQKVLEAINPAKDVDGFHPENIGKLYIDQQTFVPCTPLGIMELLNHADIELEGKDAVIIGRSHIVGQPVSKLLLQKNASVTILHSRSKDMHSHLKNADIIVSAVGRPGLVTKNDVKEGAIVIDVGNTPDENGKLKGDIEYDEVKEVAGAITPVPGGVGPMTITMVLNNTLIAEKLRRGIE
- the qoxA gene encoding cytochrome aa3 quinol oxidase subunit II: MSKFKSLLLLFGSLILLSGCSNVEVLNPKGPLASDSKFLIIYSIIFMLVVIAAVLILFSVFLVKYRIGNTKEAGKMHHNSLIELIWFIIPVIIVIALAIPTVKSLYEYEKPPAKEDDPLVVYATSAGYKWFFSYPDEKIETVNHLTIPKDRPVVFKLQSMDMMTSFWIPQLGGQKYAMTGMTMDWTLTASEEGTFRGRNSNFNGEGFSRQTFDVHSVSQSKFKDWVKDAQSQKVLDQDTFDKQLLPTTENKNLTFSGTHMAFVDPAADPEYIFYAYDRYNYVQKDPNFNTEEEITKDVLDKPDQPARKSQITNANYERHGMKAMILGNKEPYNSEFKDKESHNMDEMEKISEGAKDKKASEIEKKDHENGGGH